From the genome of bacterium, one region includes:
- the lptE gene encoding LPS assembly lipoprotein LptE, giving the protein MAAAWRRAAAVAAVAAVLLSAACGYRVVGFGGQLPGGITRVEVPIFENRTTRSDISRKLTEDFINRLVSSGKVTVVGAAAEAQGVIRGVVAVYRREPITFDASQKPLANRLTVVMDVELVANATGRALFAEKGVVARHDYAIGDDLEENDRREDEALARISELMSQKLIGLMLEGF; this is encoded by the coding sequence GTGGCGGCGGCGTGGCGGCGGGCCGCGGCGGTCGCCGCCGTCGCGGCGGTGCTGCTCAGCGCCGCCTGCGGCTACCGCGTGGTCGGGTTCGGCGGGCAGCTCCCCGGGGGCATCACCCGTGTCGAAGTGCCGATCTTCGAGAACCGGACGACCCGTAGCGACATCAGCCGGAAGCTCACCGAGGACTTCATCAACCGGCTCGTGAGCTCGGGGAAGGTCACCGTCGTGGGTGCCGCCGCCGAGGCGCAGGGCGTCATCCGGGGCGTCGTCGCCGTCTACCGGCGCGAGCCCATCACCTTCGACGCGAGCCAGAAGCCGCTCGCGAACCGGCTCACCGTGGTCATGGACGTCGAGCTTGTCGCGAACGCCACGGGGCGCGCGCTCTTCGCGGAGAAGGGCGTGGTCGCGCGGCACGACTACGCGATCGGGGACGACCTGGAGGAGAACGACCGGCGCGAGGACGAGGCGTTGGCTCGGATCTCGGAGCTCATGAGCCAGAAGCTCATCGGATTAATGCTGGAAGGCTTCTAG